The following are encoded in a window of Sinomonas cyclohexanicum genomic DNA:
- a CDS encoding transglycosylase domain-containing protein: MASGSKRFFDMTTTMGRLLAFLTVSALAGVLVVGLMSPALALTGSAASGATDALGSVPTDLTATPPGQATKVLAADGSTIATLFTENRTDVPLDQMSPNIKNAIVAIEDYRFYDHGGVDPIGILRALVTDAGGGRQGASTLTQQYVTNALNEQLVAKGQGADIVLNGQKDVADKLKEMQLSIALEKKFSKDQILAGYLNIVPFSANAYGIQAASQYFFSVDAKDLTIPQAALLAGLVNGPAYYDPSQYPDRATARRNLVLDAMLQHGYINQKQHDDAVATPIQLKLNPPRQGCTYADQAPYFCDYVLHQILNDPAYGADEKARLNKVMLGGLTIKTTLDPRLQGPAQTQVDSTAGANPDKWGASLVTVQPGAGKIVAMAQNSRMVAGQGSGFTAAYNFNVDAKDANGNDLGGAGGYQPGSTMKPITLAAWLDEGKPTNAVVNAAQRRYGPNYPWKSTCGPVHGYFDAAISGSTDLQNDEPGWYRPLTVREGIYNSINTATFASAAGLDDFCDIQRAADAMGMHDGAGSGQKLDLATLGNLLGGTNVAPLTMASAFATFASGGTYCAPIAITEVDDAQGQRIGGQSQQCQQGALSPDVASAATSVLQDVLTKGSGLLIPQKLGVPAAAKTGTNNENSQTWVVGYTKGLATASFFGEALNGPSARMGRDITVNGKFYPVVDGAYIAGPQWASYMQQVAGLYDHGDFPTPPQRLITG; encoded by the coding sequence ATGGCGTCTGGCAGCAAGCGGTTCTTCGACATGACCACCACGATGGGCCGGCTGCTCGCTTTCCTCACGGTGAGCGCGCTGGCCGGCGTTCTCGTGGTGGGCCTCATGTCCCCCGCCCTCGCGCTCACGGGCAGCGCGGCGAGCGGCGCCACGGATGCCCTCGGCTCGGTGCCGACGGACCTCACCGCCACCCCGCCCGGGCAGGCCACGAAGGTCCTCGCCGCGGACGGCTCCACCATCGCCACCCTCTTCACGGAGAACCGCACGGACGTCCCCCTGGACCAGATGTCGCCGAACATCAAGAACGCAATCGTGGCCATCGAGGACTACCGCTTCTATGATCACGGCGGCGTGGACCCGATCGGCATCCTCCGCGCGCTCGTGACGGACGCGGGCGGCGGCCGGCAGGGCGCCTCGACGCTGACCCAGCAGTACGTCACGAATGCGCTCAACGAGCAGCTCGTGGCCAAGGGCCAGGGCGCGGACATCGTGCTCAACGGCCAGAAGGACGTCGCGGACAAGCTCAAGGAGATGCAGCTCTCGATCGCCCTCGAGAAGAAGTTCAGCAAGGACCAGATCCTCGCCGGCTACCTGAACATCGTCCCGTTCAGCGCCAACGCCTATGGGATCCAGGCCGCGAGCCAGTACTTCTTCTCAGTGGACGCGAAGGACCTCACGATCCCGCAGGCGGCCCTCCTCGCCGGTCTGGTCAACGGCCCGGCCTACTACGACCCGTCGCAGTATCCGGACCGCGCCACGGCCCGCCGCAACCTGGTCCTCGACGCGATGCTCCAGCACGGCTACATCAACCAGAAGCAGCACGACGACGCCGTCGCGACCCCCATCCAGCTCAAGCTCAACCCGCCCCGGCAGGGCTGCACGTACGCGGACCAGGCCCCGTACTTCTGCGACTACGTCCTGCACCAGATCCTCAACGACCCGGCATACGGCGCGGACGAGAAGGCCCGCCTGAACAAGGTCATGCTCGGCGGCCTGACCATCAAGACCACCCTGGACCCGCGCCTGCAGGGGCCGGCCCAGACGCAGGTTGACTCCACCGCCGGCGCAAACCCGGACAAGTGGGGCGCCTCCCTCGTCACGGTCCAGCCGGGCGCGGGGAAGATCGTCGCGATGGCCCAGAACAGCCGCATGGTCGCGGGCCAGGGCTCCGGGTTCACGGCGGCGTACAACTTCAACGTGGACGCGAAGGACGCCAACGGCAACGACCTGGGCGGTGCCGGCGGCTACCAGCCCGGCTCCACGATGAAGCCGATCACGCTCGCGGCGTGGCTCGACGAGGGCAAGCCCACCAACGCGGTGGTGAACGCGGCGCAGCGCCGCTACGGCCCCAACTACCCGTGGAAGTCCACATGCGGTCCGGTGCACGGCTACTTCGACGCCGCGATCAGCGGCTCCACCGACCTCCAGAACGACGAGCCCGGCTGGTACCGCCCGCTGACCGTCCGCGAGGGCATCTACAACTCGATCAACACGGCCACCTTCGCCTCCGCCGCCGGCCTGGACGACTTCTGCGACATCCAGCGCGCTGCAGACGCGATGGGGATGCACGACGGCGCGGGGTCGGGTCAGAAGCTGGACCTCGCCACGCTCGGGAACCTCCTCGGTGGCACGAACGTGGCCCCGCTGACCATGGCCAGCGCGTTCGCGACGTTCGCGAGCGGCGGCACGTACTGCGCGCCGATCGCGATCACGGAGGTCGACGACGCTCAGGGCCAGCGGATCGGCGGCCAGTCGCAGCAGTGCCAGCAGGGTGCGCTCAGCCCGGACGTGGCCAGCGCGGCCACGAGCGTGCTCCAGGATGTCCTGACGAAGGGCTCGGGCCTGCTCATCCCGCAGAAGCTGGGCGTTCCCGCGGCGGCGAAGACCGGCACGAACAACGAGAACAGCCAGACCTGGGTGGTCGGGTACACGAAGGGTCTGGCCACGGCGTCCTTCTTCGGCGAGGCGCTCAACGGCCCGTCGGCCCGGATGGGCCGGGACATCACGGTGAACGGCAAGTTCTACCCCGTGGTCGACGGCGCATACATCGCCGGCCCGCAGTGGGCGTCCTACATGCAGCAGGTGGCCGGGCTGTACGACCACGGCGACTTCCCCACCCCGCCGCAGCGCCTCATCACGGGCTGA
- the mscL gene encoding large conductance mechanosensitive channel protein MscL, producing the protein MLSGFKDFIMKGNVVDLAVAVVMGAAFGAVVTAFVGNILMPIVSLLVGQPNFDDFLVFGPVKIGVFLTALINFLLIAAAIYFAVVMPMNHMIERRNRKLGIKDEEAGEAVDPQVALLTEIRDSLQAQRP; encoded by the coding sequence ATGCTGAGTGGATTCAAAGATTTCATCATGAAGGGCAACGTCGTTGACCTTGCCGTCGCCGTCGTCATGGGCGCCGCCTTCGGAGCAGTCGTCACTGCATTCGTCGGCAACATCCTCATGCCGATCGTCTCGCTCCTCGTGGGCCAGCCGAACTTCGACGATTTCCTCGTCTTTGGGCCAGTGAAGATCGGTGTCTTCCTGACCGCCCTGATCAACTTCCTCCTGATCGCCGCCGCGATCTACTTCGCCGTGGTCATGCCGATGAACCACATGATCGAGCGCCGCAACCGCAAGCTCGGCATCAAGGACGAGGAGGCCGGCGAGGCCGTCGACCCGCAGGTCGCGCTCCTCACCGAGATCCGCGACTCGCTGCAGGCGCAGCGCCCGTAA
- a CDS encoding methyltransferase, which produces MRTPPPAVVRAVQRLSTALQRAGAALQPPQARFLEVSGGVAAIALMRAAVRTRLAEPLAARPRTAAQVAAELALHPEVVHRVLRGLAVYGLVRLDSRGRFALTRTGRLLLEDHPHSMAGWIRYATSDAVLAGWLRLPETLADGLPAFNAATGMTLWEHMASHPDEEAGFARTMRELTLLTAPLIVAAYPWPEHGTVCDVGGGVGAMLAEVLLARPTLDGVLVDQAGPLAAAGEYLAGRGIASRVRTVQGDLFTGFGAPADIYLLKDVLHDWDDAQCRQILAGVRAAAAPGARVLVLEWLQEPNVAEFPVSISDVMMLAQTEGRQRSAAELQQLGAAAGFRAGRVIDSGAYGIVELVAV; this is translated from the coding sequence ATGCGAACGCCGCCGCCCGCCGTCGTCCGAGCAGTCCAGCGCCTCAGCACCGCCCTTCAGCGGGCGGGCGCGGCGCTCCAGCCGCCGCAGGCGCGGTTCCTCGAGGTTTCCGGCGGTGTCGCGGCCATTGCGCTCATGCGCGCCGCCGTCAGGACGCGGCTCGCCGAACCGCTTGCAGCCAGACCGAGGACGGCGGCGCAGGTCGCCGCCGAGCTGGCGCTGCATCCTGAGGTTGTGCATCGGGTGCTCCGCGGGCTTGCCGTCTACGGCCTCGTCCGGCTCGACAGCCGCGGGCGCTTCGCCCTCACGCGCACCGGCCGGCTCCTCCTCGAGGACCACCCGCACTCGATGGCCGGCTGGATCCGGTACGCGACGTCGGACGCGGTCCTGGCCGGGTGGCTGCGCCTGCCCGAGACCCTCGCCGACGGTCTGCCTGCGTTCAACGCGGCGACGGGCATGACGCTCTGGGAGCACATGGCGTCGCACCCAGACGAGGAGGCCGGATTCGCCCGCACCATGCGCGAGCTCACCCTCCTCACCGCGCCGCTCATCGTCGCCGCCTACCCGTGGCCGGAGCACGGGACGGTCTGCGACGTGGGCGGCGGCGTGGGCGCGATGCTCGCCGAGGTGCTGCTCGCCCGCCCGACGCTCGACGGCGTCCTGGTGGACCAGGCGGGCCCCCTCGCCGCCGCGGGGGAGTACCTCGCGGGCCGAGGGATCGCCAGCCGGGTCCGAACCGTGCAGGGCGACCTGTTCACCGGGTTCGGCGCGCCCGCTGACATCTACCTGCTGAAGGACGTCCTCCACGACTGGGATGACGCCCAGTGCCGGCAGATCCTGGCCGGTGTCCGGGCCGCGGCGGCGCCGGGTGCGCGGGTGCTGGTCCTCGAGTGGCTCCAGGAGCCCAACGTGGCCGAGTTCCCGGTCTCGATCTCGGACGTCATGATGCTCGCCCAGACCGAGGGCCGGCAGCGGTCCGCGGCGGAGCTCCAGCAGCTCGGCGCGGCCGCGGGATTCCGAGCAGGCCGCGTCATCGACTCGGGCGCCTACGGGATCGTGGAGCTCGTGGCGGTGTAA
- the glmM gene encoding phosphoglucosamine mutase has translation MTRLFGTDGVRGLANGLLDAQLALKLSQAAAVVLGHSQVPDGARPRAVVARDPRISGEFIASAVCAGLASAGVDVYDAGVLPTPAAAYLVADLGADFGVMISASHNPAPDNGIKFFARGGQKLPDEVEDQIEALLQAEPHRPTGAGVGHIQRFSDAEDRYIVHLLTTLPHRLDGLKVVLDCANGAASGCSPQVFKDAGADVTVIGADPDGININDGVGSTHLEKLQAAVVANGADLGIAHDGDADRCLAVDHEGAVVDGDQIMAILGLALKDAGKLRDNVLVATVMSNLGLKLALRDAGVTIRETAVGDRYVLEEMRAGNYSLGGEQSGHVIFSEYATTGDGVLTGLQLAAQVARTGRPLKDLAAVMTRLPQVLINVRGVDKARVSADDGVAAAVAAAETELGETGRVLLRPSGTEPVVRVMVEAADSVTAQAIAERLAGVVQSQLALETA, from the coding sequence ATGACACGTCTCTTCGGTACCGACGGCGTCCGCGGGCTGGCCAATGGCCTCCTCGACGCCCAGCTCGCACTCAAGCTCTCCCAGGCGGCCGCTGTGGTCCTCGGGCACAGCCAGGTTCCCGACGGCGCGCGGCCCCGCGCCGTCGTCGCCCGCGATCCGCGCATCTCCGGCGAGTTCATCGCCTCCGCGGTGTGCGCCGGCCTCGCGAGCGCGGGCGTCGACGTGTACGACGCCGGCGTCCTCCCCACGCCCGCCGCGGCCTACCTCGTGGCGGACCTGGGCGCGGACTTCGGCGTCATGATCTCCGCGAGCCACAACCCGGCCCCGGACAACGGCATCAAGTTCTTCGCCCGCGGCGGGCAGAAGCTCCCCGACGAGGTCGAGGACCAGATCGAGGCCCTCCTGCAGGCCGAGCCGCACCGCCCCACCGGCGCCGGCGTGGGGCACATCCAGCGCTTCTCGGACGCCGAGGACCGCTACATCGTCCATCTCCTGACCACGCTCCCGCACCGCCTGGACGGCCTGAAGGTGGTGCTCGACTGCGCCAACGGCGCCGCGTCGGGCTGCTCGCCGCAGGTGTTCAAGGACGCCGGCGCGGACGTCACGGTGATCGGCGCGGACCCGGACGGCATCAACATCAACGACGGCGTGGGCTCCACCCACCTCGAGAAGCTCCAGGCCGCCGTGGTGGCCAACGGCGCCGACCTCGGGATCGCCCACGACGGCGACGCCGACCGCTGCCTCGCCGTGGACCACGAGGGCGCGGTGGTGGACGGCGACCAGATCATGGCCATCCTGGGCCTGGCCCTCAAGGACGCCGGCAAGCTCCGCGACAACGTCCTCGTGGCCACCGTGATGAGCAACCTGGGCCTCAAGCTCGCCCTCCGCGACGCCGGCGTGACGATCCGCGAGACCGCCGTGGGCGACCGCTACGTGCTCGAGGAGATGCGCGCCGGCAACTACTCGCTCGGCGGCGAGCAGTCCGGCCACGTCATCTTCTCCGAGTACGCCACCACCGGCGACGGTGTCCTCACCGGCCTTCAGCTCGCCGCCCAGGTGGCCCGCACTGGGCGCCCGCTCAAGGACCTCGCCGCCGTGATGACCCGCCTGCCGCAGGTGCTCATCAACGTGCGCGGCGTGGACAAGGCGCGCGTCTCCGCGGACGACGGCGTCGCGGCGGCTGTCGCTGCCGCCGAGACCGAGCTGGGGGAGACCGGGCGCGTGCTCCTGCGCCCCTCCGGCACGGAGCCCGTGGTCCGGGTCATGGTCGAGGCCGCCGACTCCGTCACGGCGCAGGCCATCGCCGAGCGCCTCGCCGGCGTGGTGCAGAGCCAGCTGGCCCTCGAGACCGCCTAG
- a CDS encoding CHAT domain-containing tetratricopeptide repeat protein yields MTNDRDRSIHPQEPDLDEFETVPLDEVMRIVDQLDSADPGWVDLQWHAADALHDLYLEDGVASGLNEAIRRGQLAIAAQNGQSAAHLHDLALMLWDRYEATHHDNDLEEYIHLLETALALLDRDDIDTERRAQCQANLATGLVSHSRYEAADEDIDRAVALWETALVSGQLDADAQSGIAANLAQALSREGASEHDLRRAVSYGRQSLQVANDDPEAAAHNEFAVAAALASLHNVVEDEGLLGEATDHVRRGLNCLGPTHPDAPGFTANLIGLLRQEARETNDAAPLAEAVRLARGTLAQTSDGDPDRVLILTTAAAAISEASVQNDDLSLLEEALALYRHAVAMAPDMSHEQGVALINMASVCRDGNERLDAPDLVDEGIDAGERALSIFLEPGLRRAAALTATSNCLRDRFILAGEVATLDCALSYAENALTFTPERHPERAARLTNLAVLLSDEFAERADRAQLDRAIVLYREALDASERVGVRVPERLNDLALALRDRSRDAGNADDLNEAVDLAESALAGSRPGLLTWAGYANNLGNALAERYELDGNPDDLNRVVELFRKALADATGRVHECSGYATNLGLALATRAKVTGNVADFDEALLNLSRSIDLLPAEHPDRAYRLSNLADTYRQRSIMFDDGGRTERAGTDAVAAVDTAEDAVMAARASDARLLPALSNLAEALRWRRSLTPGSTTAARIIEVQRRAATLVQITPAEKFGQAGRWARDAQDEGALVEALEAYGLAVIQTTEVAWIGLSVAERLDLLREMNEVLTRAVACAVRAGEPWTAVAWADHVRSVLWRQGLQATALSTGRNDARLAGLSGLDHEPAGEAPSVKRHRRERLRQLAHTERDALRVAIATAEDYQSLAFPGVIVLLVPGEDTSCAVLMREHEAPRLVNLARAPRGELIVRIETLGRASVAFGDNSGPAHELRARHAIFDCLDWLWDAVASPILDEIAFNADERPQVWWSPVGEFALLPLHAAGHHPRKSGQYAPKNLSAPDRARSSYLPIILAPRSRTPRAPAAPGTLLYVSANDASGGLIHLEEEQEAIRSAVQRIPIGELTEQDATVTAVREAISHCSYLHISAHGSTTAEDSLQVGFQLSDGVFTLRDLARCRADTGMLAVLLTCGSATGDNQFPNEALHVAGAAQQAGFPDVIAATLPVRDASSVPVVHAIYRAIDAAPDSVSEVVPTALDAVVETLRRDPRTSPDPLSWVPYAHFRAGLTPHASAEPDSAKSVLAI; encoded by the coding sequence GTGACCAACGATCGCGATCGCAGCATCCATCCGCAAGAACCTGATCTGGACGAGTTTGAGACGGTTCCGCTAGACGAGGTTATGCGGATAGTTGATCAACTGGATTCGGCGGATCCGGGCTGGGTTGACCTCCAATGGCACGCTGCTGATGCCCTGCATGATCTCTACCTGGAGGACGGGGTGGCGAGCGGTCTCAACGAGGCGATCCGGCGCGGCCAGCTAGCCATTGCCGCCCAGAATGGGCAGTCCGCAGCGCACCTTCATGATCTGGCCCTCATGCTGTGGGATCGGTACGAGGCAACGCACCATGACAACGATCTGGAGGAGTACATCCACCTGCTCGAAACCGCGCTCGCACTGCTTGACCGAGATGACATAGATACCGAGCGACGGGCGCAGTGTCAGGCCAACCTCGCCACCGGTTTGGTCAGCCACAGCCGCTACGAGGCGGCTGACGAGGACATCGACCGCGCGGTGGCTCTATGGGAGACTGCTCTAGTCTCTGGACAGCTCGACGCCGATGCACAATCCGGGATCGCAGCGAACCTCGCCCAGGCGCTGAGCCGCGAAGGGGCAAGCGAACACGACCTCCGCCGGGCCGTGAGCTACGGACGCCAATCCCTGCAGGTTGCAAATGACGATCCGGAAGCGGCGGCGCACAACGAGTTTGCCGTGGCTGCGGCGCTCGCCAGCTTGCACAACGTCGTCGAGGATGAGGGCCTACTCGGCGAAGCCACAGACCACGTGCGCCGTGGCCTCAACTGTCTCGGCCCCACGCATCCGGATGCGCCGGGGTTCACAGCCAACCTTATCGGTCTGCTGCGCCAAGAAGCTCGCGAAACCAACGACGCCGCTCCGCTGGCTGAGGCAGTTCGGCTTGCCCGTGGCACATTGGCGCAGACATCGGACGGCGACCCGGATCGTGTCTTGATCCTCACCACAGCGGCCGCCGCGATCAGTGAGGCGTCCGTGCAGAACGATGACTTGTCGCTTCTCGAAGAGGCACTGGCGCTCTACCGTCACGCCGTCGCCATGGCCCCAGACATGTCACACGAGCAAGGAGTGGCGCTGATCAATATGGCATCCGTCTGCCGGGATGGCAACGAACGTCTCGATGCTCCGGATCTCGTCGACGAGGGCATCGATGCCGGGGAACGTGCGCTCAGCATCTTTCTAGAGCCCGGATTGCGCCGTGCCGCCGCGCTCACCGCCACCAGCAACTGCCTCCGTGACCGTTTCATCTTGGCTGGCGAAGTTGCCACTCTCGACTGCGCCCTCAGCTACGCCGAGAATGCCCTCACGTTCACGCCCGAGCGACATCCCGAGCGAGCCGCACGACTAACCAATCTGGCCGTGCTGCTCTCCGACGAGTTCGCCGAACGCGCCGACCGCGCCCAACTAGACAGAGCGATCGTTTTGTACCGGGAGGCGCTTGATGCCAGCGAGCGGGTCGGCGTCAGGGTTCCCGAACGTCTGAACGATTTGGCACTCGCGCTACGGGACCGGAGCAGGGACGCAGGCAATGCGGATGATCTGAACGAAGCCGTCGACTTGGCCGAGAGCGCGCTGGCGGGCAGCCGCCCCGGTCTACTAACTTGGGCTGGCTACGCGAACAATCTTGGCAACGCTTTGGCCGAGCGATACGAGTTGGACGGCAACCCAGACGACTTGAACCGTGTGGTGGAGCTGTTTAGAAAGGCTTTGGCCGATGCAACGGGCAGGGTCCACGAGTGCTCCGGTTACGCGACCAATCTCGGCCTCGCCCTCGCGACCCGCGCAAAGGTCACCGGTAATGTAGCGGATTTCGACGAAGCCCTCCTCAATCTCTCTCGATCGATCGATCTATTGCCGGCTGAGCATCCTGATCGGGCCTACCGGCTCTCGAATCTGGCGGATACCTACCGGCAACGCTCGATCATGTTTGATGATGGCGGCCGCACCGAACGGGCCGGAACCGATGCGGTCGCGGCAGTAGATACGGCCGAGGACGCTGTCATGGCGGCAAGGGCGAGTGACGCCCGACTCCTGCCCGCACTGTCAAACCTTGCCGAAGCACTGCGCTGGAGGCGTTCCCTCACGCCCGGGTCGACCACCGCAGCCCGGATCATTGAGGTCCAGCGCCGCGCCGCCACGCTCGTCCAAATTACGCCAGCCGAGAAGTTCGGGCAGGCTGGGCGGTGGGCGCGGGACGCACAGGACGAGGGTGCACTCGTAGAGGCGCTCGAGGCTTACGGACTCGCTGTCATCCAGACGACCGAGGTGGCTTGGATTGGCCTGAGCGTTGCGGAACGGCTGGACCTACTGCGCGAGATGAATGAGGTGCTTACCCGTGCAGTCGCCTGCGCCGTACGGGCCGGAGAGCCTTGGACGGCCGTGGCCTGGGCCGACCATGTGCGTTCGGTGCTATGGCGGCAAGGCCTGCAGGCAACCGCACTCAGCACGGGCCGGAACGATGCCCGGTTAGCCGGACTGTCCGGGCTCGACCACGAGCCCGCGGGCGAGGCGCCCAGTGTCAAACGGCACCGCCGTGAACGACTCAGGCAATTGGCGCACACTGAACGCGATGCTCTGCGCGTAGCGATCGCTACTGCAGAGGATTATCAGTCCTTAGCATTTCCAGGGGTTATCGTCCTGCTAGTGCCGGGCGAAGACACATCCTGCGCGGTGCTCATGCGCGAGCACGAGGCTCCACGACTGGTGAACCTTGCGCGCGCACCTAGGGGCGAACTCATCGTCCGCATCGAGACACTGGGCCGAGCATCTGTTGCCTTCGGCGACAACAGTGGACCCGCCCACGAACTACGCGCCCGCCACGCGATCTTCGACTGCCTCGACTGGCTCTGGGATGCCGTTGCCTCACCGATCTTGGACGAAATCGCTTTCAACGCGGACGAACGGCCACAGGTGTGGTGGTCACCAGTCGGGGAATTCGCCCTGCTACCGCTTCATGCAGCGGGCCATCACCCGCGTAAGAGCGGGCAGTACGCTCCAAAGAATTTATCCGCCCCGGACCGCGCGCGGTCATCGTACCTGCCGATCATCCTTGCCCCTCGTTCTCGAACCCCACGGGCACCGGCCGCGCCGGGAACCCTCCTCTACGTCTCAGCGAATGACGCTTCGGGCGGTCTGATCCATCTGGAGGAAGAGCAGGAGGCCATTCGATCGGCCGTACAGCGCATTCCGATTGGGGAGCTGACTGAACAAGACGCGACGGTTACCGCAGTCCGCGAAGCAATCTCTCATTGCAGCTACCTACATATCTCAGCGCACGGATCAACAACCGCTGAGGACTCCCTGCAAGTCGGCTTTCAACTATCTGACGGCGTGTTCACGTTGCGCGACCTCGCTCGGTGCAGGGCGGACACTGGAATGCTGGCGGTACTTCTGACCTGTGGCTCCGCGACTGGCGATAACCAGTTTCCGAACGAGGCACTCCATGTCGCGGGTGCAGCGCAACAGGCAGGATTTCCAGATGTCATCGCCGCCACCTTGCCGGTACGTGATGCGTCGTCGGTGCCGGTGGTGCATGCAATTTACAGGGCAATTGACGCTGCCCCGGACTCTGTATCTGAAGTGGTCCCCACGGCATTGGATGCTGTCGTAGAAACGTTGCGACGGGACCCCCGCACGAGCCCTGACCCCCTAAGTTGGGTGCCCTACGCGCATTTCCGGGCAGGTCTCACCCCGCACGCCTCAGCGGAACCAGATTCTGCTAAGTCAGTTCTGGCGATCTGA
- the ppk2 gene encoding polyphosphate kinase 2, with protein MAHEDPRLSVTEDYAAELDELREIGKVDHKRKPSADPNAWRHGYPYEKKLGRPAYERQKRALQIELLKLQLWVKDTGQKVLILFEGRDAAGKGGAIKRFNEHLNPRGARVVALEKPTDEERTQWYFQRYVQHLPSGGEIVLMDRSWYNRAGVERVMGYCTPGEYHEFMREAPEFERMLVNSGIRLHKLWFSVGREEQLNRFASRETDPVKQWKLSPTDLASLDKWDAYTAANEAMFFYTDTGDAPWTVIKSNDKKRARLEAMRYVLHVTPYDRKDLKVAHAPDPLIVGTAADVLEEGETYTPRFPVLREGGGAA; from the coding sequence ATGGCCCACGAGGACCCCCGCCTTTCCGTGACCGAGGACTACGCCGCCGAGCTCGACGAGCTGCGCGAGATCGGCAAGGTGGACCACAAGCGCAAGCCCAGCGCCGACCCCAACGCGTGGCGCCACGGCTACCCGTACGAGAAGAAGCTCGGCCGGCCCGCCTACGAGCGGCAGAAGCGCGCCCTGCAGATAGAGCTCCTCAAGCTCCAGCTGTGGGTCAAGGACACCGGCCAGAAGGTCCTCATCCTCTTCGAGGGCCGCGACGCGGCCGGCAAGGGCGGCGCCATCAAGCGGTTCAACGAGCACCTCAACCCCCGCGGGGCCCGCGTGGTGGCACTCGAGAAGCCCACCGACGAGGAACGCACGCAGTGGTACTTCCAGCGCTACGTGCAGCACCTGCCCAGCGGCGGGGAGATCGTGCTCATGGACCGCTCCTGGTACAATCGGGCCGGCGTGGAGCGCGTCATGGGGTACTGCACCCCCGGCGAGTACCACGAGTTCATGCGTGAGGCGCCGGAGTTCGAGCGGATGCTCGTCAACTCGGGGATCCGCCTCCACAAGCTCTGGTTCTCTGTGGGCCGCGAGGAGCAGCTCAACCGCTTCGCCTCCCGGGAGACGGACCCGGTCAAGCAGTGGAAGCTCTCGCCCACGGACCTGGCCAGCCTCGACAAGTGGGACGCCTACACGGCGGCCAACGAGGCCATGTTCTTCTACACCGACACCGGGGACGCCCCGTGGACCGTCATCAAGAGCAACGACAAGAAGCGCGCCCGCCTCGAGGCGATGCGCTACGTCCTCCACGTCACCCCCTACGACCGGAAGGACCTTAAGGTCGCGCACGCCCCGGACCCGCTGATCGTGGGCACGGCCGCGGACGTCCTCGAGGAGGGCGAGACGTACACGCCGCGCTTCCCCGTGCTGCGGGAAGGCGGCGGGGCGGCGTAG
- a CDS encoding alpha/beta fold hydrolase, translating to MADAQLRAPGSAVLVHGMWGVPEDWRWVRGILEGRGVEVITPDLPSHRSPGAGLLDDVEEVREALRRVSRGPVVAAGWSYGCDVMAIAADGERVARLVYVSSVPLPAHPLVRDGTLFDGSPQLVWDEHGRFAPPGGWWNTEGTEFTSNVLQYFDDHPRRAVTRRTLTDPIPAAAWSHTPTTVLLGERDVFNGAEPWSRAREKIADVRVVDCDHFIPFTLPGLVADVLLEGVQSQDPN from the coding sequence ATGGCCGACGCGCAGCTCCGGGCACCGGGAAGCGCCGTGCTCGTGCACGGCATGTGGGGCGTGCCCGAGGACTGGCGCTGGGTGCGCGGGATCCTTGAGGGGCGCGGGGTGGAGGTGATCACTCCGGACCTCCCATCGCACCGATCCCCGGGGGCCGGGCTGCTTGACGACGTGGAGGAGGTCCGGGAAGCTCTGCGTCGGGTGAGCCGCGGTCCGGTCGTGGCAGCTGGCTGGTCCTACGGCTGCGACGTCATGGCGATCGCCGCCGACGGTGAGCGCGTGGCTCGGCTGGTGTATGTCTCTTCCGTCCCGCTGCCGGCCCACCCTCTCGTGCGCGATGGCACGTTGTTTGATGGGAGTCCGCAACTGGTGTGGGATGAGCATGGCCGGTTCGCCCCACCTGGCGGGTGGTGGAACACAGAGGGCACGGAGTTCACATCCAACGTCCTGCAGTACTTCGATGACCATCCCCGCCGGGCCGTGACGCGGCGGACGCTCACGGATCCGATTCCCGCCGCGGCCTGGTCGCATACGCCGACGACCGTCCTGCTGGGGGAGCGGGACGTGTTCAACGGTGCGGAGCCGTGGTCGCGGGCGAGGGAAAAGATAGCGGATGTGCGGGTGGTGGACTGCGATCACTTCATCCCGTTCACACTCCCGGGCCTCGTCGCGGACGTGCTCCTCGAAGGCGTCCAGTCGCAGGACCCAAACTGA
- the rpsI gene encoding 30S ribosomal protein S9 — protein sequence MAQNEELAPAAEAEENLTSYTSESAPVAEEARRERPALTVAGAAVGRRKEAVARVRVIPGSGQWTINGRTLENYFPNKLHQQEVNDPFKLLDLEGAYDVIVRIHGGGPSGQAGAVRLGVSRALNEIDVENNRPALKKAGFLTRDARVVERKKAGLKKARRAPQYSKR from the coding sequence GTGGCTCAGAACGAAGAGCTTGCCCCGGCCGCCGAGGCTGAGGAGAACCTGACCAGCTACACGTCCGAGAGCGCCCCCGTGGCCGAAGAGGCCCGCCGCGAGCGCCCGGCCCTCACGGTTGCCGGTGCCGCCGTCGGCCGCCGCAAGGAGGCCGTGGCCCGCGTCCGCGTCATCCCCGGCTCCGGCCAGTGGACCATCAACGGCCGCACGCTCGAGAACTACTTCCCGAACAAGCTGCACCAGCAGGAGGTGAACGACCCGTTCAAGCTCCTCGACCTCGAGGGCGCCTACGACGTGATCGTCCGCATCCACGGCGGTGGCCCCTCCGGCCAGGCCGGCGCTGTGCGCCTCGGTGTCTCGCGCGCTCTCAACGAGATCGACGTCGAGAACAACCGCCCGGCCCTGAAGAAGGCCGGCTTCCTCACCCGCGACGCCCGCGTGGTGGAGCGCAAGAAGGCCGGTCTCAAGAAGGCCCGCCGCGCGCCGCAGTACTCGAAGCGCTGA